In one window of Spodoptera frugiperda isolate SF20-4 chromosome 11, AGI-APGP_CSIRO_Sfru_2.0, whole genome shotgun sequence DNA:
- the LOC118274775 gene encoding uncharacterized protein LOC118274775: protein MERDEVDKTNDAGTSNDDSRGAVNSLILDYYKKFGRKRDLEQYFSLSTAQSDIKDTSGLFWRKMKSENDSSDSGGRKSDSSQEVCRISIRCSLPEHTSSQDDEEQKTKTDSPHTESPPIIIEEAPADVSRQTDDESFHFDDNNSQKSLDALLDLSTHKPLSPTSSITSQRKLEWDSLADVGYGNESDRKNSASSLSTLERLALKQQYSNNDSKQEIGIPTSHSTPIDENDNKTKAKKGIGKKTKFYKKDVDFVEVNVPHTSDANPPPSINVNLTKHISFNVERDGGVTIDNIKKDVSVSSPEKVNVETSCVGMDKEIQTTLPLNKPKEKSSSSDAPKPVDPYNQKIPVMISLNTLRKRLRKKKARNVRRKLRTRKQKEVNKDETPQEKSGAQLSEAESFEYMPGHVYNQNKLKDNAPRLDTSAAGNKSSLESSGLTTDSSKGSKHSLTKDLEQCIELLKHTLQKRYDDGDMKRKLIKDIVERLVSSKYRNDYNSDFLSGISSKRLGMKGNNTTTSTSDANNTEDSSNKKPKKSILRSEKFNANVVASTSQSAPNLFSASIEKVTNLVKPVASNTESDVSSKEKTSSENGFPKTSSEELYLKYLEALRREEAYKKHLKDKEMFLKQKLVKSDTSFKVPVSQEAKINSRLKDLMKDLTRNNYDDGSGDASKLEGGSSTNLDIDRLSAIRNQRSHSVFTLSSSQSDAPKRSNLKKKMQAEREMEEAGPSQGHYCCCPHHYLNTKTEFSDSSVQVNIKHCGDDVPVEMPCQSKGKGCFKTSGDGKKSKSECPKNARVVPDSHTGDIKYVCVCGGKQVSAAEVGDNFMIYRCSKVTNRGIQPEDPSRMNNTGIQCGCCEIKDDSIELLQPPCKMNTCTESSSTDSTSNPRRHSKASQTNMLINMCLGMNNYKSSSSEIKLCGTATKSILGTKKHFVCEATRCLQTEISINPQIADPRLSDINIICNNECARLISEQRRRVSAYSIESEGGKTFSDVSTNSTSDKLLMQPGDSCCKSEITSKQGHEGTESKQSLIGKDYTIPILGTNMTLTVNLGPDLVKKSGPVEAGVVTEKISQADQETLAVGEVSRSAQCCLNPECSKISKTDAVAPPKTTCCSKDKSSGVTYNTYPTETVKEKSPFKRSNTDIEKKLSINTCMQTDVIQMRDMETNQGTGMDINYSSVNTCENSSQVGGAQTVNLALTKGPRIGRNTKDSTKTDSNRSPRRKADCCSPNKNTNRSTKSNTNDSKSPSRKADSPRRNRIDSPINKKRDSSGPDSARSNKSGTKSDSGKADCCSSKNKNADSIKTGSSRSNKSESKTDSGKGDCCSRSNENEPKSDSSSGRTDSARRKHIESLNRIEKVNVGVQKDLPSEQMKMKNADVETNDIPTKNASIETENGKDSGSNACCQTEDKEKSSSQEKDRTNAPEKVPMSFDNELKDRNSPESCCFNVKCPHNFNSNKGPIIDMIQDITRRYSKKDLIKIKKNKCFSEIITVLNYLLETDDSTDPERKTCCSTSTDTKSSSDKEKMSKLSECCSDRMVDKSVQLSCTKSSKVTRVCTDSSDLPCSSDLPTTSSDSAACKVLNKIKKECEKFHQKVKCKGRKCEVSSSTSVNCEKCKKVHHCACRSHKCKRSKAFEKLQKKCIAYNLIIQTSESMLSEETVCENKSRPLKNIILKVPKKGKKEGCYKVEQCSRRTSPVCSPKCSKSRPKSCRHDSETSDEYAKRMEMATVREYLEQNRPDFVKNTSQRQDCLKVVSERRASERAAKRDLLSLHVEKQPDLTKLTSEELRQLAKDIGLDLRKKRTAPKFINEREMKKHSEKIYKTLPEVVQKKEEMKKENIKKTNLLMANIFKKNLQKQALRGSVNLSNYSPVIKI, encoded by the exons GATGACGaagaacaaaaaacaaagaCTGATTCCCCACACACTGAATCTCCTCCGATCATCATCGAGGAGGCACCCGCTGATGTATCAAGGCAGACTGATGACGAATCCTTCCACTTTGATGATAATAACTCACAGAAAT CTTTAGATGCACTTCTTGACTTATCTACACACAAGCCGCTGTCCCCTACTAGTAGTATCACTTCTCAGAGAAAACTAGAATGGGACTCCCTTGCTGATGTTGGATATGGCAACGAAAGTGACAGAAAGAACTCGGCATCAAGTCTTAGCACTTTAGAAAGACTCgctttaaaacaacaatactcTAACAATGATTCCAAGCAAGAAATTGGAATACCCACCTCACATTCTACTCCAATAGATGAAAATGACAACAAAACTAAAGCTAAAAAAGGCATAGGAAAGAAGACAAAGTTTTACAAAAAAGATGTTGATTTCGTTGAAGTTAATGTACCACATACTTCAGACGCAAATCCTCCTCCATCCATCAATGTCAATCTTActaaacatatttcttttaatgttgAAAGAGACGGTGGTGTCACTATTGATAATATTAAGAAGGATGTCAGTGTGTCATCTCCCGAAAAAGTCAATGTAGAAACGTCTTGTGTAGGCATGGACAAAGAAATACAAACTACACTGCCTTTGAACAAACCAAAGGAGAAGTCCAGCAGTTCAGATGCCCCAAAACCAGTTGATCCTTACAATCAGAAGATTCCCGTAATGATCAGCTTAAATACTCTAAGAAAGAGATTGAGAAAGAAAAAGGCCAGGAATGTGAGAAGAAAATTGAGAACTAGAAAGCAGAAAGAAGTTAATAAGGATGAAACGCCTCAAGAGAAAAGTGGAGCTCAGTTGTCAGAAGCAGAGAGTTTTGAATACATGCCTGGACATGTGTATAATCAGAACAAGCTAAAAGACAATGCACCAAGACTGGACACTAGTGCTGCTGGGAACAAATCCAGTTTGGAGTCCAGTGGCCTCACTACAGACTCCAGCAAAGGATCCAAACATTCTCTCACCAAAGATTTAGAACAATGTATTGAGCTGTTAAAGCATACTTTGCAAAAGCGCTATGATGATGGAGATATGAAGAGAAAGTTGATTAAAGATATTGTGGAGAGGTTAGTCAGCTCGAAATATAGAAATGACTATAATTCTGACTTTTTGTCTGGAATCAGCAGCAAGAGATTAGGTATGAAAGGAAATAATACTACTACAAGCACTTCTGATGCTAATAATACTGAAGATAGTTCAAATAAAAAGCCAAAGAAATCTATTCTACGAAGCGAAAAATTTAATGCTAATGTTGTAGCTTCTACCTCGCAAAGTGCCCCAAACTTATTCAGTGCCTCTATTGAAAAGGTTACAAACTTAGTTAAGCCTGTAGCTTCTAATACTGAATCAGATGTGTCTAGTAAAGAAAAGACTTCTTCAGAAAATGGTTTCCCTAAAACCTCATCTGAAGAGCTGTATTTAAAATACCTAGAAGCTCTTAGACGTGAAGAAGCCTACAAAAAACATTTGAAGGATAAAGAAATGTTCTTGAAACAGAAGTTAGTGAAGTCTGACACATCTTTCAAAGTACCTGTAAGTCAGGAAGCGAAAATTAACAGTCGACTGAAAGATTTGATGAAAGACTTGACAAGAAACAACTATGATGATGGATCAGGGGATGCTAGTAAATTGGAAGGAGGCTCTTCTACCAATTTGGACATAGACAGATTAAGTGCCATACGAAACCAAAGAAGTCACTCTGTGTTTACTCTTTCCTCGAGTCAATCTGATGCCCCTAAACGGTCgaatttgaaaaagaaaatgcagGCTGAGAGGGAGATGGAAGAAGCTGGTCCAAGTCAGGGTCACTATTGTTGTTGTCCTCACCATTACTTAAACACCAAAACGGAGTTTTCAGACAGCTCTGTTCAGGTGAATATTAAACATTGTGGCGACGATGTTCCAGTTGAAATGCCTTGCCAGAGTAAAGGAAAAGGTTGTTTCAAAACGTCAGGCGATGGCAAGAAGTCCAAATCGGAATGCCCCAAAAATGCTCGCGTTGTTCCTGACAGTCACACGGGAGATATTAAGTACGTATGTGTCTGTGGTGGTAAACAAGTGTCTGCGGCTGAAGTCGGCGACAATTTCATGATCTACAGGTGCTCTAAAGTGACTAATCGTGGCATACAACCCGAAGATCCTTCGAGAATGAATAACACTGGTATTCAATGTGGATGTTGTGAAATTAAAGATGATAGCATTGAATTACTACAACCACCTTGTAAGATGAATACTTGTACAGAAAGCAGTAGTACGGATAGCACGTCAAATCCTCGCAGACATTCGAAGGCTTCTCAAACGAATATGCTCATTAACATGTGCTTAGGCATGAATAACTACAAATCTTCGAGTTccgaaataaaattatgtggAACTGCCACTAAAAGTATTTTGGGTACGAAAAAGCACTTTGTGTGTGAAGCCACTAGATGCCTTCAGACCGAAATTAGTATAAACCCTCAAATCGCTGATCCCAGGTTGTCTGAcatcaatattatttgtaacaacGAATGTGCTAGACTTATCTCTGAACAACGTAGAAGAGTTTCTGCATACAGTATAGAGTCTGAAGGAGGTAAAACGTTTAGCGATGTCAGTACTAACAGCACATCAGACAAGCTTTTAATGCAACCTGGAGACAGTTGTTGTAAATCAGAAATAACATCTAAACAGGGCCACGAAGGTACAGAGTCTAAACAGAGCTTGATTGGAAAGGATTATACAATACCCATTCTCGGTACTAATATGACTTTAACAGTGAATTTGGGCCCTGATCTTGTCAAAAAGTCCGGGCCAGTTGAAGCAGGTGTGGTTACTGAGAAGATATCACAAGCTGATCAAGAAACGTTAGCGGTTGGTGAAGTATCAAGATCTGCACAGTGTTGCTTGAATCCAGAGTGCTCTAAAATTTCCAAAACAGATGCTGTGGCTCCGCCCAAAACCACGTGTTGTTCAAAGGATAAATCTTCTGGCGTTACTTACAATACGTATCCTACtgaaacagtgaaggaaaaatCTCCTTTCAAACGATCAAACACAGATATAGAAAAGAAATTATCAATAAACACTTGCATGCAAACTGATGTGATTCAAATGAGAGATATGGAGACAAATCAAGGAACTGGAATGGATATCAACTATTCTTCAGTTAACACGTGTGAGAACAGTAGTCAAGTAGGAGGAGCACAAACCGTTAATCTAGCACTAACAAAAGGACCCAGAATTGGTCGCAATACAAAAGATAGCACTAAAACGGATAGTAACAGATCTCCACGTCGCAAAGCCGATTGTTGTAGCCCGAATAAAAACACGAATAGAAGTACAAAAAGCAATACAAATGATTCAAAATCTCCTAGCCGTAAGGCGGATAGTCCAAGGAGAAATAGGATTGATAGTCCGATTAATAAAAAGAGGGATAGTAGCGGACCAGACAGCGCAAGAAGTAATAAGAGTGGAACAAAATCTGATAGTGGCAAAGCTGATTGCTGTagttcgaaaaataaaaatgctgaTAGTATCAAAACTGGTAGTTCAAGAAGTAATAAGAGTGAATCAAAAACTGATAGTGGTAAGGGCGATTGCTGTTCAAGAAGTAATGAGAATGAACCAAAATCTGATAGCAGTAGTGGCAGGACAGACAGTGCTAGAAGAAAGCATATTGAATCGTTAAATAGAATTGAGAAAGTAAATGTCGGTGTGCAAAAAGACTTACCAAGTGAACAAATGAAAATGAAGAATGCTGACGTAGAAACTAATGATATACCAACCAAAAATGCTAGCATTGAAACTGAAAATGGAAAAGACTCTGGCTCAAATGCCTGTTGTCAGACGGAAGATAAAGAAAAGTCTAGTTCCCAAGAAAAAGACAGGACAAATGCCCCAGAGAAAGTGCCAATGTCTTTCGACAATGAGCTAAAAGATAGGAATTCACCAGAAAGTTGCTGCTTCAATGTCAAGTGTCCTCATAACTTTAATAGTAACAAAGGACCCATCATAGATATGATACAAGACATAACACGACGATATTCCAAAAAGGATTTGATTAAGATTAAAAAGAACAAATGCTTTTCGGAAATAATTACAGTTCTGAACTATCTTTTGGAGACCGACGATAGTACAGATCCGGAGCGAAAGACTTGTTGTAGCACGAGCACGGATACGAAATCAAGTTCAGATAAAGAGAAAATGAGTAAACTGTCCGAATGTTGTTCGGATCGAATGGTGGACAAAAGCGTACAGCTTTCGTGCACGAAATCTTCTAAAGTGACTAGAGTTTGCACGGATTCCTCTGATCTCCCTTGCTCTTCAGACTTACCTACGACATCATCAGATTCCGCTGCCTGCAAAGTACTAAACAAGATCAAGAAGGAATGCGAGAAATTTCACCAAAAAGTAAAATGCAAGGGCAGAAAATGCGAAGTTTCTAGCAGCACTTCTGTTAACTGCGAAAAATGTAAGAAAGTTCACCACTGTGCCTGCAGAAGTCACAAGTGTAAGCGATCAAAGGCCTTTGAGAAGTTGCAGAAGAAATGTATCGCTTACAACTTGATAATACAGACTTCGGAGAGTATGTTGAGTGAGGAGACTGTTTGTGAGAACAAGAGTCGTCCTCTTaagaatattatattgaaagtcCCGAAAAAAGGGAAGAAGGAGGGTTGTTATAAAGTGGAGCAATGTTCTCGACGGACGAGTCCGGTGTGTAGTCCTAAGTGTAGTAAGAGTAGGCCGAAGAGTTGCCGCCACGACAGCGAAACATCTGATGAATACGCCAAGAGAATGGAGATGGCGACTGTTAGGGAGTATTTGGAACAGAATCGTCCGGACTTCGTGAAGAACACATCTCAGAGACAAGATTGTCTGAAGGTCGTCAGTGAGAGAAG AGCCAGCGAACGGGCTGCAAAGCGCGACCTGTTATCATTGCACGTGGAAAAACAACCAGATTTAACGAAGCTCACCTCTGAGGAGCTACGGCAACTTGCCAAAGACATCGGACTAGATTTGCGAAAGAAAAGAA CTGCCCCAAAATTCATCAATGAACGTGAAATGAAAAAACATTCGGAGAAGATTTACAAAACCTTGCCGGAAGTGGTGCAAAAGAAGGAAGAAATGAAAAAGGAAAATATCAAGAAGACTAATTTATTGATGgctaatatatttaaaaag aATCTCCAGAAGCAAGCGTTGCGAGGATCAGTGAACCTCTCCAATTATTCACCTGTTATAAAGATTTGA
- the LOC118274571 gene encoding luciferin 4-monooxygenase-like: MEQFMCKNEVMAPYLDKLGDRVVANSGIPSDRYHLGKLIFQSIKDDPDLVMQIDGRTGESETNASVLKRTIRCATAFRNLGVNTGDVIVLMGANHLDLAVPLYAALYQGIATATIDRTLLVGELEATFNNLKPKIVFCQSEKVSDVQKAIAQANLNSKVISFDPTPDAMSFSKMMGTYGEEIDVNDFKLADFDPQETIAYLVSTSGTTGLPKSAIITHMNMSIGGGYIFPQAKQFPPVRSVLIVAPLQWLSALVNFVMGPIFQYGRIQSSVPVLTTPHILELIKKYEPRFMISSPPMMTALMKANCDFSCYDVLYLGGSAVPREMIEELRRLNPKTYIVDVYGMSEVGSMALANNACPLGSSGKPMAHIKYKLVDVDTGAEVTEPHKRGELWIQIPGYFKGYYNNPEATAEVLTEDKWFKTGDMMYRDEEWNFFFVERIKLLLKYKNHQISPVELEAVIRQHPGVLDVAVTSLTDPDDGDLPVACVVQRPGFQVTADEIKNLVKEKLTDTKHLRGGVMFLNELPLTQSTKVHRRKLKELVAAKKDELL; this comes from the exons ATCGACGGCAGAACAGGAGAATCAGAAACCAACGCATCAGTATTAAAAAGAACTATACGATGTGCCACCGCGTTCAGGAACCTGGGTGTGAACACTGGTGACGTCATCGTTTTAATGGGTGCCAACCATTTGGACCTAGCCGTACCGCTGTACGCTGCGTTGTACCAAGGCATTGCCACTGCTACTATTGACAGAACACTGTTAGTTG GTGAATTGGAAGCCACCTTCAATAACTTAAAACCGAAAATCGTCTTCTGCCAAAGTGAAAAGGTATCAGATGTCCAAAAAGCTATCGCTCAAGCTAATTTGAACTCAAAAGTCATCAGTTTTGATCCAACTCCTGATGCTATGTCCTTCTCTAAAATGATGGGGACGTATGGAGAAGAAATCGATGTGAATGACtttaa gCTAGCAGACTTCGATCCACAGGAAACAATAGCCTATCTAGTGTCCACAAGTGGTACCACGGGACTGCCAAAATCTGCTATAATAACACACATGAATATGTCAATTGGTGGCGGTTAtatttt CCCTCAAGCTAAGCAATTCCCTCCAGTACGATCAGTCCTCATCGTGGCGCCTCTGCAATGGTTGTCAGCTTTGGTCAACTTCGTTATGGGACCAATATTTCAGTACGGGAGGATACAATCATCTGTACCTGTACTGACGACGCCACATATTCTggagttaattaaaaaatatgag CCAAGATTCATGATAAGCAGTCCTCCAATGATGACTGCGTTGATGAAGGCGAACTGCGACTTTTCCTGCTACGATGTGCTATATCTTGGGGGAAGTGCTGTGCCACGAGAGATGATAGAAGAGTTGAGA AGACTGAATCCAAAAACATACATTGTAGATGTTTATGGAATGAGTGAGGTTGGTTCCATGGCTCTTGCCAACAACGCATGCCCGCTGGGTTCCAGTGGAAAGCCAATGGCACACATTAAATACAAg TTGGTAGACGTGGATACCGGGGCAGAAGTAACGGAACCACACAAAAGAGGAGAGCTATGGATCCAAATACCTGGATATTTCAAG GGTTATTACAACAACCCAGAGGCGACAGCTGAAGTGCTGACTGAGGACAAATGGTTCAAAACTGGTGACATGATGTACAGGGATGAGGAGTGGAACTTCTTCTTTGTGGAGCGCATTAAACTGCTGCTGAAGTACAAGAACCATCag ATATCCCCAGTGGAGCTAGAAGCAGTGATTCGCCAGCACCCTGGAGTGTTGGACGTGGCTGTCACCAGCCTAACTGATCCGGACGACGGAGACTTGCCCGTGGCTTGTGTAGTACAACGACCAGGTTTCCAAGTCACCGCGGACGAGATCAAGAATTTGGTTAaag AGAAGCTGACAGACACCAAACATTTGAGGGGAGGAGTCATGTTCCTGAATGAGCTGCCTTTGACCCAATCAACCAAAGTACACAGACGGAAGCTGAAAGAACTGGTGGCGGCTAAGAAGGATGAACTGCTATGA